A section of the Candidatus Limnocylindrales bacterium genome encodes:
- a CDS encoding ABC transporter permease: MLRRLLANPLAVAGAIIVIVLVVLAVAAPWIAPWDPYDFDAKHVLEAPSAAHLFGTDSLGRDVTSRMLFGARVSLLVGFVAVGISTAIGVLLGAIAGFFGGIVDTIVMRFVDVMLTFPTFFLILAVIAYMDASIWNIMAVIGLTSWMGVCRLVRAEVMSLRERDFMVAAEALGLSPVRIIVRHALPNALAPVFVSAVLGVAGAILVESALSFLGIGVQPPTASWGNILTEGKQTLGVAWWLSVYPGLAILITVLGYNLLGEGLRDVLDPRLKAR, from the coding sequence GTGCTGCGCCGTCTTCTTGCCAATCCGCTTGCCGTCGCCGGAGCGATCATCGTGATCGTGCTGGTCGTGCTCGCCGTTGCCGCGCCGTGGATCGCCCCGTGGGATCCGTACGACTTCGACGCCAAGCACGTGCTCGAAGCCCCGAGCGCGGCGCATCTGTTCGGCACCGACAGCCTCGGCCGCGACGTCACCAGCCGGATGCTGTTCGGAGCGCGCGTCTCGCTGCTGGTCGGTTTCGTGGCCGTCGGCATCTCGACGGCGATCGGCGTGCTGCTTGGCGCTATCGCGGGGTTCTTCGGCGGAATAGTCGATACGATCGTCATGCGCTTCGTCGACGTCATGCTGACGTTCCCGACGTTCTTCCTGATCCTCGCGGTCATTGCGTACATGGACGCCAGCATCTGGAACATCATGGCGGTGATCGGCCTGACCTCGTGGATGGGCGTCTGTCGCCTGGTGCGCGCCGAAGTCATGAGCCTGCGCGAACGCGACTTCATGGTCGCCGCCGAGGCGCTCGGCTTGTCGCCGGTGCGCATCATCGTACGCCACGCGTTGCCGAACGCGCTGGCGCCGGTCTTCGTTTCGGCCGTACTCGGCGTTGCCGGCGCGATTCTCGTCGAGAGCGCGCTGTCGTTCCTCGGTATCGGCGTGCAGCCGCCGACGGCGAGCTGGGGAAATATCCTGACAGAAGGCAAGCAGACGCTCGGCGTGGCGTGGTGGCTTTCGGTCTATCCGGGCCTCGCGATCCTCATCACGGTTCTCGGCTACAACCTTCTCGGCGAAGGCCTGCGCGACGTGCTCGATCCGCGCCTGAAGGCGAGGTGA
- a CDS encoding ABC transporter permease, with protein MLRYLAKRLAGFIPLLLGISFVSFMVMALAPGSPVDLMTDLNPKASPEARVQLEKYYGLDKPLYVQYGLWLGRVVKGDFGTSFSRDRRPVLDKIVEALPITLMLNVLEISLILLIAIPIGIHSAARQYSTSDRITTVLVFVGFASPDFWVALLAMTLFGAQLNLLPISGLASLDYDSMSLLGKIGDRAAHLILPVMMGAVTGLAGMSRYMRSSMLEVLRQDYVQTARAKGLEERVVLRRHALRNALMPVVTLLGLSIPGLIGGSVISETIFGIPGMGRLFFTGVMSRDYPVVMGILMIGAVLTLLGNLAADLLYVAVDPRLRKR; from the coding sequence ATGCTGCGCTACCTCGCGAAACGTCTTGCCGGATTCATCCCGCTTCTGCTCGGGATCTCGTTCGTTTCGTTCATGGTGATGGCGCTCGCTCCCGGAAGCCCGGTCGACCTGATGACGGACCTCAACCCGAAAGCGAGTCCCGAAGCCCGGGTGCAGCTCGAGAAATACTACGGCCTCGACAAGCCGCTGTACGTCCAGTACGGACTGTGGCTCGGCCGAGTCGTCAAGGGAGATTTCGGCACGTCCTTCTCACGCGACCGGCGCCCGGTGCTCGACAAGATCGTCGAAGCGCTGCCGATCACGCTGATGCTCAACGTGCTCGAGATTTCGCTGATCCTGTTGATCGCGATTCCGATCGGCATCCATTCGGCCGCACGTCAGTACTCGACCAGTGATCGCATCACGACGGTGCTGGTGTTCGTCGGATTCGCGAGCCCCGATTTCTGGGTCGCGCTGCTCGCGATGACGCTGTTCGGAGCCCAGCTCAACCTGCTTCCGATCTCGGGCCTCGCATCGCTCGACTACGACTCGATGTCGCTGCTCGGAAAAATCGGTGATCGCGCCGCACACCTGATCCTGCCGGTCATGATGGGTGCGGTGACGGGCCTTGCCGGGATGTCGCGGTACATGCGTTCGAGCATGCTCGAGGTCCTGCGGCAGGACTACGTGCAGACCGCTCGCGCCAAGGGCCTCGAGGAACGGGTGGTGCTCAGGCGGCACGCGCTGCGCAATGCGCTGATGCCGGTCGTGACGCTGCTCGGACTGTCGATCCCGGGCCTGATCGGCGGATCGGTGATCTCCGAGACGATCTTCGGCATTCCCGGGATGGGAAGGCTCTTCTTTACCGGGGTCATGTCGCGCGACTATCCGGTCGTGATGGGGATCCTGATGATCGGCGCGGTGCTGACACTGCTCGGCAACCTTGCCGCCGACCTGCTCTACGTGGCCGTCGATCCGCGGCTGAGGAAACGCTGA
- a CDS encoding peptide-binding protein produces MRSERSFAVVLALVLAAGCGGSDGAGDNAATPPAAQPASGDATPARGDAIVFGTIGDASTLIPMLASDSASHEYSGNIFDGLVEYDKTLSRLEPRLAEKWEVEDGGQKITFHLRHDVHWTDGQPFTARDVEFGFNLIRDPATLTPYAEDYKQVQTFELLDDYSFRVTYEKPYAPALESWGSMVVLPRHLLEGKNINETDFGQHPVGLGSHRFESWERNRLFTLRANPDYYRGRPWIERVVYRVIPDESTQFLELRSGGIDEMGLTPLQYSRQTSTPAFARDFRKYRYVSNSYTYMGYNLSDERFADVRVRRAFSHAINKQEIVDAVLFGLGRPAEGPYRPGTAWMNEKLQPYEFDPAKARALLAEAGWTDSDGDGILDKNGKPFSFKILTNQNEQRLKTATMIQKRLRDIGVDAQLRVLEWSAFINDFIDKRRFEVIVLGWSLSLDPDQFPMWHSSQTGYKKFNFVGYNNPEVDDLLEKGRRTFDVAERKRMYDRLQEILYEDQPYTFLYVPEATPIVAARIHGIEEAPAGISWNFPFWYVPKGEQKYVITE; encoded by the coding sequence GTGCGTTCTGAGCGCAGCTTCGCCGTCGTTCTGGCGCTCGTGCTTGCGGCCGGCTGCGGCGGGTCCGACGGCGCCGGCGACAATGCCGCGACGCCGCCGGCTGCGCAGCCCGCCAGCGGAGATGCCACGCCCGCGCGCGGCGACGCGATCGTATTCGGTACCATCGGCGATGCGTCGACGCTCATCCCGATGCTCGCTTCCGACAGCGCGTCTCATGAGTATTCGGGCAACATCTTCGACGGGCTGGTCGAGTACGACAAGACGCTGAGCAGGCTCGAACCGCGCCTGGCGGAAAAATGGGAGGTCGAAGACGGCGGGCAGAAGATCACGTTTCATCTTCGCCATGACGTGCACTGGACCGACGGGCAGCCCTTCACGGCGCGCGACGTCGAATTCGGTTTCAACCTGATCCGCGATCCGGCGACGCTGACGCCGTACGCCGAAGACTACAAGCAGGTGCAGACGTTCGAGCTGCTCGACGATTACAGCTTCCGCGTCACGTACGAAAAACCCTATGCACCGGCGCTCGAGTCGTGGGGTTCGATGGTGGTGCTGCCGCGCCACCTTCTCGAAGGCAAGAACATCAACGAGACCGATTTCGGGCAGCATCCGGTAGGGCTCGGCTCGCACAGGTTCGAGAGCTGGGAACGCAACCGGCTTTTCACGCTGCGCGCGAATCCCGACTACTATCGCGGCAGACCGTGGATCGAGCGCGTCGTCTATCGCGTGATCCCCGACGAGAGCACCCAGTTCCTCGAGCTGCGTTCGGGCGGCATCGACGAGATGGGCCTGACGCCGCTGCAGTACAGCCGCCAGACGTCGACCCCGGCGTTCGCACGCGACTTCCGCAAGTACCGATACGTTTCGAACTCGTACACGTACATGGGCTACAACCTGTCGGACGAGCGCTTTGCCGACGTGCGCGTCCGGCGCGCGTTCAGCCACGCGATCAACAAGCAGGAGATCGTCGACGCGGTACTGTTCGGCCTCGGCCGGCCCGCCGAAGGGCCGTACCGCCCGGGCACCGCGTGGATGAACGAGAAGCTCCAGCCCTACGAGTTCGATCCGGCAAAGGCGCGGGCGCTGCTTGCGGAGGCCGGCTGGACCGACAGCGACGGCGACGGAATCCTCGACAAGAACGGCAAACCGTTTTCGTTCAAGATCCTCACCAACCAGAACGAGCAGCGTCTGAAGACCGCGACGATGATCCAGAAGAGGCTGCGCGACATCGGCGTCGATGCCCAGCTTCGTGTGCTCGAGTGGTCGGCGTTCATCAACGATTTCATCGACAAGCGCCGCTTCGAGGTCATCGTGCTCGGATGGAGCCTGTCGCTCGATCCCGACCAGTTCCCGATGTGGCATTCGTCCCAGACCGGCTACAAGAAGTTCAATTTCGTGGGCTACAACAATCCGGAGGTGGACGACCTGCTCGAGAAGGGTCGCCGGACGTTCGATGTCGCCGAGCGCAAACGCATGTACGATCGGCTGCAGGAGATCCTCTACGAGGACCAGCCGTACACGTTCCTCTACGTACCCGAGGCGACTCCGATCGTCGCGGCCAGGATTCACGGCATCGAGGAGGCGCCGGCCGGAATTTCGTGGAACTTCCCGTTCTGGTACGTCCCGAAGGGCGAGCAGAAGTACGTGATCACCGAGTAA
- a CDS encoding DUF4292 domain-containing protein — protein MRTSDAYRRLIVRASAIALAALSACTATTGRPPAPIPTGNAPTIRRVLDVLESRDKALSQFRAQARLDYHSPEQSFRSTQVVVVRAPSSARIDVMNPFGVSYTVATDGKLVSAYDRRKSVFYEGHAQPDSFRHFIGIALGASELSAVLRGLPPNLGESRWLSIGPTEGGWLLKRRLATGGVLELVVQANSLVPLSVKISADRERRDVEIRYDDYRDVSGVFVAHSIDVSFKDGSHLELVYKSIQRDVVVADEAFHIEHPPGARFVNVDAPGGRGAF, from the coding sequence GTGAGGACCTCTGACGCTTACCGCCGGCTGATCGTACGGGCATCGGCGATCGCACTCGCCGCGTTGTCCGCATGCACCGCCACGACCGGACGACCTCCCGCACCGATTCCGACCGGAAACGCGCCGACGATCCGCCGCGTGCTCGACGTGCTCGAGTCGCGCGACAAGGCGCTCTCGCAGTTCCGGGCCCAGGCTCGGCTCGACTACCACTCGCCGGAGCAGAGTTTCCGATCGACGCAGGTCGTGGTCGTGCGCGCGCCATCGAGCGCGCGCATCGACGTGATGAATCCGTTCGGCGTAAGCTACACCGTGGCGACCGACGGCAAGCTCGTCTCCGCGTACGACCGCCGCAAGAGCGTCTTCTACGAAGGCCACGCGCAGCCCGACAGCTTCCGGCATTTCATCGGCATTGCGCTCGGCGCCAGCGAGCTGTCGGCCGTGCTTCGCGGGCTGCCGCCGAATCTCGGCGAATCGCGCTGGCTGTCGATCGGACCGACCGAGGGCGGCTGGCTTCTCAAGCGCCGTCTCGCAACCGGCGGCGTGCTCGAGCTGGTCGTGCAGGCGAACAGCCTGGTGCCTCTCAGCGTGAAGATCTCGGCCGACCGCGAGCGCCGCGACGTCGAAATCCGTTACGACGACTATCGCGACGTCTCCGGCGTGTTCGTCGCGCACAGCATCGACGTGTCGTTCAAGGACGGCAGCCATCTCGAGCTCGTGTACAAGTCCATCCAGCGCGACGTCGTCGTCGCCGACGAGGCGTTCCATATCGAGCATCCGCCCGGCGCGCGCTTCGTCAACGTGGATGCCCCGGGAGGTCGCGGTGCGTTCTGA
- a CDS encoding tetratricopeptide repeat protein, producing the protein MSIFIALSGCSTMSHPTTKPRGILAGGDAEFMAKPLLTERDRAGGHFLAAIVARFDNDYETATRETAKAVAADPNVPRLRAELAELYVRAGELRKAREQAAALMALQPREVEPRLFAARVDIALQEYTRAIAGYQEVLKLDSDNEEALVLLGALYSRIGEHAHAVEVLRRATALSPESFIANFGLGKELAATNQYEDSLRSLRHAARLSASVADLHLYTAYVYERLGLHKKAADSFNRAIDFNPQLEQARRQIGVLSENDPDLEAKLKKYEKLVDFAEDPLATCAKIGLIDFQHNDFLRAITDFHIVLGARPGEDEIRYWLALAYDKVGDVDGTAREMAAISPRSPRYTDSRLFLSSILEQKHDLPGAIDAVKQLLAGAPDNVDALRRLIALYREQKRYGDAIATAQKLVALDPANDAYLYGLAWLYDESGDKTKAIETLRKVIAMNPQNADALNHLGYTYAERGENIDEADALIRKALAMHPDNAAIIDSLAWVYYRRGDYKASVRELEKATQKGGSDPVIVEHLGDVYLKVGREVDADRSYRDAAARTEDPDQRRSLERKIHEIRSRWNGSNAALGGEDL; encoded by the coding sequence GTGTCCATTTTTATTGCGCTGTCGGGCTGTTCGACGATGTCGCATCCGACCACGAAGCCGCGTGGCATCCTCGCGGGCGGCGATGCGGAGTTCATGGCGAAGCCGCTTCTCACCGAGCGCGATCGCGCCGGCGGGCATTTTCTTGCGGCGATCGTCGCGCGCTTCGACAACGACTATGAGACCGCCACGCGTGAGACGGCAAAAGCGGTGGCCGCCGATCCGAACGTCCCGCGGCTTCGTGCCGAGCTGGCCGAGCTCTACGTTCGCGCCGGCGAGCTCCGCAAGGCACGCGAGCAGGCGGCGGCGCTGATGGCGCTGCAGCCGCGCGAAGTCGAGCCGCGGCTGTTTGCTGCGCGCGTCGACATCGCGCTGCAGGAATACACGCGCGCGATCGCCGGCTACCAGGAAGTCCTCAAGCTCGACTCCGACAACGAAGAAGCGCTGGTGCTGCTCGGTGCGCTCTACAGCCGCATCGGCGAGCACGCGCACGCGGTCGAGGTGCTGCGGCGAGCGACCGCGCTCAGCCCGGAATCGTTCATTGCCAACTTCGGGCTCGGCAAAGAGCTCGCGGCCACCAACCAGTACGAGGATTCGCTGCGCTCGCTTCGGCATGCGGCGCGCCTGAGCGCATCGGTTGCCGATCTCCACCTGTATACCGCGTACGTCTACGAGCGCCTCGGCCTGCACAAGAAGGCCGCCGACAGCTTCAACCGCGCGATCGACTTCAATCCGCAGCTCGAGCAGGCGAGGCGACAGATCGGCGTGCTCAGCGAGAACGATCCCGACCTCGAGGCCAAGCTCAAGAAGTACGAAAAGCTCGTGGATTTCGCCGAGGATCCGCTCGCGACTTGCGCGAAGATCGGCCTGATCGACTTCCAGCACAACGATTTCCTGCGCGCGATCACCGACTTCCACATCGTGCTCGGCGCGAGGCCCGGCGAAGACGAGATCCGCTACTGGCTGGCGCTCGCCTACGACAAGGTCGGCGACGTCGACGGGACGGCCCGCGAGATGGCGGCGATCTCTCCGCGCTCACCGCGCTATACCGATTCGCGCCTGTTCCTGAGCAGCATCCTCGAGCAGAAGCACGATCTTCCCGGGGCCATCGATGCGGTGAAGCAGCTGCTCGCCGGTGCGCCGGACAACGTCGATGCGCTTCGCCGCCTGATCGCGCTCTATCGCGAGCAGAAGCGCTACGGCGACGCGATTGCAACGGCGCAGAAGCTGGTTGCGCTCGACCCCGCCAACGATGCGTACCTTTACGGTCTCGCCTGGCTGTACGACGAGTCCGGCGACAAGACCAAGGCGATCGAAACGCTGCGCAAGGTGATCGCGATGAATCCGCAGAATGCGGATGCGCTCAATCATCTCGGCTACACGTACGCCGAGCGCGGCGAGAACATCGACGAGGCCGACGCCCTGATCCGCAAAGCGCTGGCAATGCACCCGGACAACGCGGCGATCATCGACAGCCTGGCGTGGGTGTACTACCGGCGCGGGGACTACAAGGCGTCGGTGCGCGAGCTCGAGAAGGCCACGCAGAAAGGCGGCAGCGACCCGGTGATCGTCGAGCATCTGGGCGACGTCTATCTCAAGGTCGGCCGCGAGGTGGACGCCGACCGCAGCTATCGCGACGCCGCTGCGCGCACCGAGGATCCGGATCAGAGACGGTCGCTCGAACGGAAGATCCACGAGATCCGCAGCCGCTGGAACGGCTCGAATGCAGCGCTCGGCGGTGAGGACCTCTGA
- a CDS encoding molybdenum cofactor biosynthesis protein MoaE, whose product MFEITDRPIEIMTLIRHVSDPSAGAVATFLGTTRETNRGRNVLKLEYEAYAEMAVLEFEKIAADAMRRWELVRVAIVHRVGVVPLGEASVAIAVSAPHRRDAIEACHSCIDSLKLVAPIWKKEHFEGGEVWIGSLADCDHTGEHPHSHAPGSHHG is encoded by the coding sequence ATGTTCGAAATCACCGATCGACCAATCGAGATCATGACGTTGATCCGCCACGTGTCGGATCCATCGGCAGGCGCGGTCGCGACGTTTCTCGGCACCACGCGCGAAACCAATCGGGGACGCAACGTGCTGAAGCTCGAATACGAGGCCTACGCGGAGATGGCCGTCCTCGAGTTCGAAAAAATCGCCGCCGATGCCATGCGCAGGTGGGAGCTCGTACGCGTCGCGATCGTACACCGGGTCGGCGTCGTTCCGCTCGGCGAAGCAAGCGTCGCGATCGCGGTATCCGCGCCTCACCGCCGCGATGCGATCGAAGCGTGTCATTCGTGCATCGATTCGCTGAAGCTGGTCGCTCCGATCTGGAAGAAAGAACATTTCGAAGGCGGCGAGGTCTGGATCGGCTCGCTCGCCGACTGCGATCACACCGGCGAGCATCCGCATTCGCACGCGCCGGGTTCGCACCACGGCTGA
- the moaD gene encoding molybdopterin converting factor subunit 1 produces the protein MNLRLRYFGIVRERLGRREETRSCADGITVGELVADLARSHDILALGAGSLRIAVNREYVGDGHVLADGDEVAVIPPVAGGSGRAYAAESVSDAACSPCSTVARVARRQHA, from the coding sequence GTGAATCTGCGCCTTCGCTACTTCGGGATCGTGCGCGAGCGGCTCGGCCGCCGCGAAGAGACGCGCAGCTGCGCGGACGGAATCACGGTGGGCGAGCTCGTCGCCGATCTCGCGCGCAGCCACGACATTCTCGCGCTCGGAGCCGGGTCGTTGCGCATTGCCGTCAACCGGGAATATGTCGGAGACGGGCACGTGCTCGCCGACGGAGACGAGGTCGCGGTGATCCCGCCGGTTGCGGGCGGATCTGGCCGAGCGTACGCCGCAGAGAGCGTCTCCGATGCGGCGTGCAGCCCATGTTCGACCGTCGCACGCGTAGCGCGCCGCCAGCACGCGTAG
- a CDS encoding molybdenum cofactor biosynthesis protein B, with product MGAHHAADARRIRCAVVTVSDTRTPDNDTSGNEIRSRLEAAGHVVVASKIVRDEAALVRREIEQHAASGLVDAVLLTGGTGIAARDTTFEAISTLLTKTIDGFGELFRMLSYEEIGSAAMLSRAVAGLCGEMAVFSMPGSTAACRLAMEKLIVPQLPHLVGLAGAGGPAT from the coding sequence ATGGGCGCACACCACGCTGCGGACGCACGCCGGATCCGATGTGCAGTCGTTACGGTGTCCGACACCCGCACGCCCGACAACGACACGTCCGGCAACGAGATCCGCTCGCGGCTGGAAGCGGCAGGTCACGTCGTCGTTGCGTCGAAGATCGTCCGCGACGAAGCCGCGCTCGTTCGCCGCGAGATCGAGCAGCATGCCGCGAGCGGGCTGGTCGACGCCGTGCTGCTGACCGGCGGCACCGGCATCGCAGCGCGCGACACGACATTCGAAGCCATCTCCACGCTGCTGACCAAGACCATCGACGGATTCGGCGAGCTGTTTCGCATGCTGAGCTACGAGGAGATCGGCTCGGCTGCGATGCTGTCGCGAGCCGTCGCCGGTCTTTGCGGCGAGATGGCGGTCTTCTCGATGCCCGGCTCGACGGCCGCGTGCCGGCTCGCGATGGAAAAGCTCATCGTCCCGCAGCTGCCGCACCTCGTCGGCCTTGCCGGCGCCGGCGGGCCGGCCACGTGA
- the miaB gene encoding tRNA (N6-isopentenyl adenosine(37)-C2)-methylthiotransferase MiaB, which yields MSAGAAPQRTVYIETYGCQMNVSDSELIHGVLSARGYRTVAEPSRADVILLNTCAIRENAEEKVARRVRQLISERRSARRVRIGLAGCMAQHHRDRLLESIPGLDFVVGPDGYRRLGDLLEAEEPASAVTLDRRETYADILPVRESGVRAWLTIMRGCDRFCTFCVVPFVRGRERSLPPAVLREELVRIAAEGFREVILLGQTVNSYRHEDTGFGDLLRMACDIAGIERVRFTSPHPADFDDSTIEALRDCPKLGSYLHLPLQSGADRVLESMQRGHTTGEFRTLVDRLRDAVPSLALSTDIIVGYPGETEEEFEVTSRMMDEIGFDHAFLFKYSPREGTRSFKLAETVSDEDKGRRLERLIAEQQARSLRINQRMIGRTTEVLVESTPRKQPEWLSGKNGQFKTVAFEPAGAQLGEIATVLVEAATSQTLSGREVARA from the coding sequence GTGTCCGCCGGCGCAGCGCCGCAGCGCACTGTCTATATCGAGACGTACGGTTGCCAGATGAACGTCTCGGACAGCGAGCTCATCCACGGAGTCCTGTCGGCGCGCGGATACCGGACCGTCGCCGAGCCGTCACGCGCGGACGTCATCCTGCTGAACACCTGCGCGATCCGCGAGAATGCCGAAGAGAAGGTCGCGCGCCGCGTGCGCCAGCTGATCTCCGAGCGCCGCAGCGCGCGGCGCGTGCGCATCGGCCTTGCCGGCTGCATGGCGCAGCACCATCGCGACCGCCTGCTCGAAAGCATCCCCGGCCTCGACTTTGTCGTCGGTCCCGACGGCTACCGGCGTCTCGGCGACCTGCTCGAGGCCGAAGAGCCCGCCAGTGCGGTCACGCTCGACCGCCGCGAAACCTACGCCGACATCCTGCCCGTTCGCGAGTCCGGCGTGCGCGCGTGGCTGACGATCATGCGCGGATGCGACCGCTTCTGTACGTTCTGCGTGGTGCCGTTCGTGCGCGGTCGCGAGCGCAGCCTTCCGCCGGCCGTGCTGCGCGAGGAGCTCGTTCGCATCGCAGCCGAAGGCTTTCGCGAGGTGATCCTGCTCGGACAGACGGTCAACTCCTACCGTCATGAAGATACCGGCTTCGGTGACCTGCTGCGCATGGCGTGCGACATCGCCGGCATCGAGCGCGTACGCTTCACGTCGCCGCATCCGGCCGACTTCGACGATTCGACGATCGAGGCCCTGCGCGACTGCCCGAAGCTCGGCTCCTACCTGCACCTGCCGCTGCAGAGCGGCGCCGACCGTGTGCTCGAGTCGATGCAGCGCGGACATACGACCGGCGAGTTCCGCACGCTGGTCGATCGTTTGCGCGACGCCGTGCCGTCGCTCGCGCTCTCGACCGACATCATCGTCGGTTATCCCGGCGAGACCGAAGAGGAGTTCGAAGTCACCTCGCGGATGATGGACGAGATCGGCTTCGATCATGCGTTCCTGTTCAAGTACTCGCCGCGCGAAGGGACCCGCTCGTTCAAGCTCGCCGAGACCGTGAGCGACGAAGACAAGGGCCGGCGCCTCGAGCGCCTGATTGCCGAGCAGCAGGCGCGCTCGCTCCGCATCAACCAGCGGATGATCGGCCGCACCACCGAGGTGCTGGTCGAATCCACGCCCAGGAAGCAGCCCGAATGGCTCTCCGGCAAGAACGGGCAGTTCAAGACCGTGGCGTTCGAACCCGCCGGCGCGCAGCTCGGCGAGATCGCGACCGTGCTCGTCGAAGCGGCTACGTCGCAGACGCTCAGCGGGCGCGAGGTCGCGCGTGCCTGA